From a single Kitasatospora azatica KCTC 9699 genomic region:
- a CDS encoding terpene synthase family protein yields the protein MGPSYLPGPTGIGTAATLLPIRPAPMQPATGDHPPSGQQPGPVPALHCPPALRDDPVLAEEVNTDPRVRRAVKLAAGASTLVNDLYSMARQPSGTELGFDLPQLIAQEEKCSLREAADRTVEIHDELVRTFEIEAALLSLTGSPQLWRFLMGLWAWLGGNREWHAGSPRYNSG from the coding sequence GTGGGGCCGTCCTACCTTCCCGGCCCCACCGGCATCGGAACAGCGGCCACCCTGCTGCCCATTCGGCCCGCGCCGATGCAGCCCGCCACCGGCGACCACCCGCCGAGCGGGCAGCAGCCCGGTCCCGTCCCCGCGCTGCACTGCCCACCCGCCCTGCGTGACGACCCGGTCCTCGCCGAGGAGGTCAACACCGACCCCCGGGTTCGGCGCGCCGTGAAGCTGGCGGCCGGCGCCAGCACCCTGGTCAACGACCTCTACTCGATGGCCCGCCAACCCAGCGGCACCGAGCTGGGGTTCGACCTCCCGCAGCTGATCGCCCAGGAGGAGAAGTGCTCGCTGCGCGAGGCAGCGGACCGCACGGTCGAAATCCACGACGAGCTGGTGCGCACCTTCGAGATCGAGGCGGCCCTGCTCAGCCTCACCGGTTCCCCGCAGTTGTGGCGCTTCCTGATGGGCCTGTGGGCCTGGCTCGGCGGCAACCGCGAATGGCACGCCGGCAGCCCCCGCTACAACAGCGGCTGA
- a CDS encoding NAD(P)-dependent oxidoreductase has translation MRIAVFGANGPTGRQLTEQALAAGHQVTAVTRRPSAFTARAGLTVAQADVADPPAVEQAVAGQDAVLSALGVPFSKQPITVYSQGITHIMAAMERQGVKRLLAVSSSVTDPNWRPSNAFFFNNVLDPLVNRKLGRTLHADMRRMEALIRQSALDWTIARPSGLFDHPTVTAHELAVDAADGLFTARADLAASMLAQLTDDRFVRRAMAVITTEAKPSILKLIWNEGIKKK, from the coding sequence ATGCGTATTGCCGTCTTCGGTGCCAACGGTCCGACCGGCCGGCAGTTGACCGAGCAGGCCCTGGCCGCCGGCCACCAGGTCACCGCGGTCACCCGCCGGCCGTCGGCCTTCACCGCTCGCGCCGGCCTCACCGTGGCCCAGGCCGATGTTGCCGATCCGCCGGCCGTCGAGCAGGCGGTGGCCGGCCAGGACGCGGTGCTGTCCGCGCTCGGCGTACCGTTCAGCAAGCAGCCGATCACCGTCTACTCACAGGGCATCACCCACATCATGGCCGCGATGGAGCGTCAGGGCGTCAAGCGACTGCTGGCCGTCAGCTCCAGCGTGACCGACCCGAACTGGCGTCCCAGCAACGCCTTCTTCTTCAACAACGTGCTCGACCCGCTGGTCAACCGCAAGCTCGGCCGCACCCTGCACGCGGACATGCGCCGGATGGAGGCGCTGATCCGGCAGAGCGCGCTGGACTGGACGATCGCCCGCCCGTCCGGCCTCTTTGACCACCCCACGGTCACCGCCCACGAGCTCGCCGTCGACGCCGCAGACGGCCTCTTCACCGCTCGCGCCGACCTGGCGGCGAGCATGCTGGCGCAGTTGACCGACGACCGTTTCGTCCGCCGGGCGATGGCGGTCATCACCACCGAGGCGAAGCCGAGCATCCTCAAGTTGATCTGGAACGAGGGCATCAAGAAGAAGTGA
- a CDS encoding pentapeptide repeat-containing protein encodes MPAEPPASTAHRDAADCLGVADAALQLATLWELEALAVARPAQRQPVVDAVCSFLRTPANPADTDVRGEALRMLARHLRHTSTGEGEFWDGMSVDLSGATLVDADFSGCRLTVGRFADTRFQGEVSFAAARFEEALFWRALFQGDAGFTGVRIDGSAAFGRTRFHGAADFDQARFGGIAWFGRGEECLDDDDPLWETVEQAGSVSLPWDELNETDPSWPSHVLVEDYQEWTEGGDGARFNGRASFQGARFDGPAWFWKARFGGVVTFRNARFNDCVGLDQPTVDLTGAQAARPLDDDDAQDWPFGWTRGLEREGLMPLVADESVRPYARQLADSSPQVRLSGLRILADLGDATPALRRPITDALCGYLRIPLSFDLSTGPATRTTAQTEELDVRRVAQQLLTERLRPRPRPAEGTAPVPAAGPQFWDQAWLRLSGATLIDFDLTDCRLAIGDFSGTQFHGVTSFARTSFSESTHFCLPGGGGSASFHGPVTFAGARLPSGTPRLRCCDPHARMTDGT; translated from the coding sequence ATGCCCGCAGAGCCACCGGCTTCCACTGCCCACCGCGACGCCGCCGACTGCCTTGGCGTCGCGGACGCCGCCCTCCAGCTCGCCACTCTGTGGGAGTTGGAGGCGCTGGCGGTGGCCCGTCCAGCGCAGCGGCAGCCCGTGGTGGATGCGGTCTGCAGCTTCCTGCGTACACCGGCCAACCCTGCGGACACCGACGTACGAGGCGAAGCCCTGCGGATGCTTGCCCGGCACCTGCGTCACACATCCACGGGCGAGGGCGAGTTCTGGGACGGCATGAGTGTCGACCTGTCCGGTGCCACGCTGGTCGATGCCGACTTCAGCGGTTGCCGGCTGACGGTGGGACGGTTCGCGGACACCCGCTTCCAGGGCGAGGTCTCGTTCGCGGCCGCCCGGTTCGAGGAGGCGTTGTTCTGGCGCGCGCTCTTCCAGGGCGACGCCGGCTTCACCGGCGTGCGGATCGACGGGAGCGCGGCCTTCGGGCGGACCCGATTCCACGGGGCCGCCGACTTCGACCAGGCCAGGTTCGGCGGGATCGCCTGGTTCGGACGCGGTGAGGAATGCCTGGACGACGACGACCCGCTCTGGGAGACCGTCGAACAGGCCGGATCGGTCTCGCTACCCTGGGACGAGCTGAACGAGACCGACCCGAGCTGGCCGAGCCACGTGCTGGTCGAGGACTACCAGGAGTGGACCGAAGGCGGCGACGGCGCCCGGTTCAACGGGCGGGCGTCGTTCCAGGGCGCTCGATTCGACGGGCCCGCCTGGTTCTGGAAGGCCCGGTTCGGCGGCGTCGTGACGTTCAGGAACGCCAGGTTCAACGACTGCGTCGGCCTCGACCAGCCCACTGTCGACCTCACCGGCGCGCAGGCCGCCCGCCCCCTCGATGACGACGACGCCCAGGACTGGCCGTTCGGCTGGACCCGAGGCCTCGAGCGCGAAGGACTGATGCCGCTCGTCGCCGACGAGTCCGTCCGGCCCTACGCGCGCCAACTGGCCGACAGCAGCCCCCAGGTCCGGCTCTCCGGCCTGCGCATCCTGGCCGACCTCGGCGATGCGACCCCGGCGCTCAGACGGCCCATAACGGACGCCCTCTGTGGGTACCTCCGAATACCCCTGTCCTTCGATCTCAGCACCGGACCGGCCACCCGTACCACCGCCCAGACCGAGGAACTGGACGTACGGCGCGTCGCCCAGCAACTCCTCACCGAGCGCCTGCGTCCGCGTCCGCGTCCGGCGGAGGGGACCGCACCGGTGCCGGCAGCCGGCCCGCAGTTCTGGGATCAAGCCTGGCTCCGACTCTCCGGGGCCACCCTGATCGACTTCGACCTCACCGACTGCCGGCTCGCCATCGGCGACTTCTCGGGAACGCAGTTCCACGGAGTCACGTCATTCGCCCGGACGTCGTTCAGCGAGAGCACACACTTCTGTCTGCCGGGCGGCGGCGGCTCCGCCTCCTTCCACGGTCCCGTCACCTTCGCCGGCGCCCGCCTCCCCAGCGGAACGCCCCGCCTCCGCTGCTGCGACCCGCACGCCAGGATGACCGACGGCACGTGA
- a CDS encoding GntR family transcriptional regulator: MSSLPAGPVPSPTPLAAVRAGVPEHGESPKYFQIKQKIDAVLDELGPGAPLPTERQFAERFGVSRMTVRQAIRELRLEGRVQRSGRSSVAGQPKLVQSLTLASYTEGVRRQGRLPGRQLITFERLAAGSALAAGLRIEAGAPVFHLERLLLADEERVGLESTYLSATRFPSLMDEFDPATSLYAHLRASGVVFADADERIETVLASPREVQLIGTSPALPMLLLNRVTRDRRGRPVECVRSLYRGDRFSFTAHLTPDEA, from the coding sequence GTGAGCAGCCTCCCGGCCGGACCGGTGCCCTCCCCGACCCCGTTGGCAGCGGTCCGCGCGGGGGTCCCCGAGCACGGCGAGTCGCCCAAGTACTTCCAGATCAAGCAGAAGATCGATGCGGTCCTCGACGAGCTGGGCCCCGGTGCGCCGCTCCCGACCGAGCGGCAGTTCGCCGAGCGTTTCGGCGTCTCCCGGATGACGGTCCGGCAGGCCATCCGGGAGCTGCGGCTGGAGGGACGGGTCCAGCGCAGCGGCCGGTCCTCGGTGGCCGGGCAGCCGAAACTGGTGCAGTCGCTGACCCTGGCGAGCTACACGGAGGGCGTGCGCCGCCAGGGACGGCTCCCCGGGCGGCAACTCATCACCTTCGAGCGGCTCGCGGCCGGCAGCGCGCTCGCGGCGGGTCTGCGGATCGAGGCGGGTGCGCCGGTGTTCCACCTGGAACGGCTGCTGCTCGCCGATGAGGAGCGGGTGGGGCTCGAGAGCACCTACCTGTCGGCGACCCGCTTCCCTTCCCTGATGGACGAGTTCGACCCGGCGACCTCGCTCTACGCCCATCTGCGGGCCAGCGGTGTCGTCTTCGCCGACGCTGACGAGCGGATCGAGACGGTCCTCGCCTCGCCCCGCGAGGTGCAGCTGATCGGCACCAGCCCGGCGCTGCCGATGCTGCTGCTGAACCGGGTGACCCGCGACCGCCGGGGCCGCCCGGTGGAGTGCGTCCGCTCCCTCTACCGAGGTGACCGCTTCAGCTTCACCGCGCACCTGACCCCCGACGAGGCCTGA
- a CDS encoding family 2B encapsulin nanocompartment shell protein, translated as MSIETGPAPTEPQQAQGRAQLSLSTVAARNLATTTKSEPQMQGISSRWLLRALPWVQVSGGTYRVNRRLSYAVGRGRVSFVKTGSEVRIVPPSLREVPVLRGLEDDAVLDQLAARFTQREVAAGEVLVEAGQPIDEVYIIAHGKINKIGIGKYGETTVLGHLADGDHLGDEAVRQSDSLWEYTVKAATAATVLTLPWGAFQDLVDRSPELRRQITDYLDSHGQAQNQHGEAEIELAAGHDGEPDLPSTFVDYELAPREYELSVAQTVLRVHSRVADLFNDPMNQIEQQLKLTIEALRERQEFELVNNEDFGLLANAEYDQRIQTHSGPPTPDDLDELLSMRRETTHLFAHPKAIAAFGRECSRRGIYFGSADIGGHHIPAWRGVPIFPCGKIPVVGGHTSSIIAMRAGENNQGVVGLHQIGIPDEYEPGLNVRFMGINEKAVISYLVSTYYSAAVLVPDALGVLENVEVSRPRD; from the coding sequence ATGTCGATCGAGACCGGGCCGGCCCCGACCGAACCCCAGCAGGCGCAGGGCAGGGCTCAGCTCAGCCTGAGCACCGTAGCGGCACGCAACCTCGCCACCACGACCAAGTCCGAGCCGCAGATGCAGGGGATCAGCTCGCGCTGGCTGCTGCGCGCGCTGCCCTGGGTGCAGGTCTCCGGCGGCACCTACCGGGTCAACCGCCGGCTGAGCTACGCGGTCGGTCGCGGCCGCGTGAGCTTCGTGAAAACCGGGTCCGAGGTGCGGATCGTGCCACCCTCGCTGCGCGAGGTGCCCGTGCTGCGCGGCCTGGAGGACGACGCGGTGCTCGACCAGCTCGCCGCCCGGTTCACCCAGCGGGAGGTGGCCGCCGGCGAGGTGCTGGTCGAGGCCGGGCAGCCGATCGACGAGGTCTACATCATCGCGCACGGCAAGATCAACAAGATCGGCATCGGCAAGTACGGCGAGACCACCGTGCTCGGCCACCTGGCCGACGGCGACCACCTCGGCGACGAGGCCGTGCGCCAGTCCGACTCCCTGTGGGAGTACACCGTCAAGGCCGCCACGGCCGCCACCGTCCTCACCCTCCCCTGGGGCGCGTTCCAGGACCTGGTCGACCGCTCCCCCGAGCTGCGCCGACAGATCACCGACTACCTGGACAGCCACGGGCAGGCACAGAACCAGCACGGCGAGGCCGAGATCGAGCTGGCCGCCGGTCACGACGGCGAACCCGATCTGCCCAGCACCTTCGTCGACTACGAACTCGCGCCGCGCGAGTACGAGCTGAGCGTGGCGCAGACCGTGCTGCGGGTGCACAGCCGGGTCGCCGACCTGTTCAACGACCCGATGAACCAGATCGAGCAGCAGTTGAAGCTCACCATCGAGGCGCTGCGCGAGCGCCAGGAGTTCGAGCTGGTCAACAACGAGGACTTCGGCCTGCTCGCCAACGCCGAGTACGACCAGCGGATCCAGACCCACTCCGGCCCGCCCACCCCCGACGACCTCGACGAGCTGCTCAGCATGCGCCGCGAGACCACCCACCTCTTCGCCCACCCGAAGGCCATCGCCGCCTTCGGTCGGGAGTGCAGCCGGCGCGGCATCTACTTCGGCAGCGCCGACATCGGCGGCCACCACATCCCCGCCTGGCGCGGCGTCCCGATCTTCCCCTGCGGCAAGATCCCGGTGGTCGGCGGCCACACCTCCTCGATCATCGCGATGCGCGCCGGCGAGAACAACCAGGGCGTGGTCGGCCTGCACCAGATCGGCATCCCCGACGAGTACGAGCCCGGGCTCAACGTGCGCTTCATGGGCATCAACGAGAAGGCCGTCATCTCCTACCTGGTCAGCACCTACTACTCGGCGGCGGTCCTGGTGCCCGACGCGCTGGGGGTGCTGGAGAACGTCGAGGTCTCCCGTCCGCGTGACTGA
- a CDS encoding DedA family protein, with protein sequence MHIDEWIQSVPPGAVYALVALIIGVESLGIPLPGEIALVTAGVLASKGTVNPVLVAVCAIAGAIIGDSIGYSIGRRGGKPLFEKLGRRFPRHFGPDHLATAERSFQKWGMWAVFFGRFIALLRIFAGPLAGALRMPYWKFLIANVLGGVAWAGGTTVAVYYVGKAVEKYLQSFSYIALVLAALAGLGSAVVLKRRAARTRAAHQAEGAVEQDQAERDAVSAGE encoded by the coding sequence TTGCACATCGACGAGTGGATCCAGAGTGTGCCGCCCGGCGCGGTCTACGCCCTGGTCGCCCTGATCATCGGCGTGGAAAGCCTCGGTATCCCGTTGCCCGGCGAGATCGCGCTGGTCACCGCCGGAGTGCTGGCCTCCAAGGGGACGGTCAACCCGGTGCTGGTCGCGGTCTGCGCGATCGCCGGGGCGATCATCGGCGACTCGATCGGCTACTCGATCGGCCGCAGGGGCGGCAAGCCACTCTTCGAGAAGCTCGGCCGCAGGTTCCCGCGCCACTTCGGCCCCGACCACCTGGCCACCGCCGAGCGCTCCTTCCAGAAGTGGGGCATGTGGGCCGTCTTCTTCGGCCGGTTCATCGCGCTGCTGCGCATCTTCGCCGGCCCGCTGGCCGGTGCGCTGCGGATGCCGTACTGGAAGTTCCTGATCGCCAACGTGCTCGGCGGCGTGGCCTGGGCCGGCGGCACCACGGTCGCCGTCTACTACGTCGGCAAGGCGGTGGAGAAGTACCTGCAGAGCTTCTCCTACATCGCCCTGGTGCTGGCCGCCCTGGCCGGCCTCGGCTCGGCCGTGGTGCTCAAGCGCCGCGCGGCCCGCACCCGGGCTGCGCACCAGGCCGAGGGCGCCGTCGAGCAGGACCAGGCGGAAAGGGACGCCGTCTCCGCCGGTGAGTGA
- a CDS encoding alkaline phosphatase family protein, translating into MRRSALPPHTPRTARSSHLVPSAARRTAAPVAVAVTLAALLGPVLAGAPQLASAATQSANLLLNGSAETSQCSPGGWEETTVPGWKLASGDPVINCYGVPTGASTSTPGSPTKGTAYFQGGSRGSSEMTQVTDVSTAATAIDAGGVHATVSGWLGGVGSYDDAAAVTVTYRDASGASLGTSSIAPVLAAARGNTTEFLQRSTTTAVPAGTRSIVTAVDFTMTGTQNDGMADDLSLTLDTPVTAATLTVPASSVPAYDHVFVVMMENNNLSATSNTVDGGAGIIGNSAAPYINNSLLPMGSLLTDYHAGTHNSDPNYEQIAFGNSYGRSNQAVGGGNANCITSPACTATNNGLGDNLDAIGKSWKQYTQTQTSNCQTTSSGEYAPDDVPFYYAPRMKNDNAYCQAHWQPLPQLLNTDLASTATTPNFAWFDADSCYDMEDCGIGAGDTWLSQTLPTLFNSPAWTQQKSLLILTTDEDGAGSPGGWGPGQTNQVMTLAIGSRGTVKAGYQDANRYDHYSTARVIEGALGLTATMTNNDKWATPYNEVFTGTQGGGNTVTVTNPGPQSATVGTATSLQLTATDSASGQSLSYGATGLPTGLTVSGSGLISGTPTTAGTFSVTATATDTTGAGGSASFSYTVAGGSGSTFTLPIANPGAESGSCGSGSGGHAAQGWTATVNQPQQVCYGSPTYPTTAQGPQAPATPGNAFFDGGPYASSQMTQTVSVQSQSAQIATGTLPYKLSGWIGGYSSQGDNAGVVATFLDSSGASLGTVTLAPVTAARRNNQTVLLLEQAGGTVPLGTASVRFAVTFNRQAGTDDDGYLDDLAMTFGG; encoded by the coding sequence ATGAGACGCTCCGCGCTCCCGCCGCACACACCACGGACAGCCCGCAGCTCGCACCTCGTCCCGTCCGCCGCTCGCCGGACGGCGGCGCCCGTCGCCGTCGCCGTGACCCTGGCCGCGCTCCTCGGCCCGGTCCTCGCCGGCGCCCCGCAGCTCGCCTCGGCCGCCACCCAGAGCGCGAATCTGCTGCTCAACGGCAGCGCCGAGACCTCGCAGTGCAGTCCGGGCGGCTGGGAGGAGACGACCGTGCCCGGCTGGAAGCTCGCCTCGGGCGATCCGGTGATCAACTGCTACGGCGTACCGACCGGGGCCTCGACCAGCACGCCCGGCTCGCCGACCAAGGGCACCGCCTACTTCCAGGGCGGCTCGCGCGGCTCCTCCGAGATGACCCAGGTCACCGACGTCTCCACGGCCGCCACCGCGATCGACGCGGGCGGGGTGCACGCCACCGTCTCCGGCTGGCTCGGCGGTGTCGGCAGCTACGACGACGCGGCGGCGGTGACCGTCACCTACCGCGACGCGTCCGGCGCCTCGCTCGGCACCTCCTCGATCGCCCCGGTGCTGGCCGCCGCCCGCGGCAACACGACCGAGTTCCTGCAGCGGAGCACCACCACCGCAGTGCCCGCCGGGACCCGTTCCATCGTCACCGCCGTCGACTTCACCATGACCGGCACGCAGAACGACGGCATGGCCGACGACCTGTCACTGACCCTGGACACGCCGGTCACCGCCGCGACGCTCACCGTGCCGGCCTCCAGCGTCCCGGCCTACGACCACGTCTTCGTGGTCATGATGGAGAACAACAACCTCTCCGCCACCTCCAACACGGTGGACGGCGGGGCCGGGATCATCGGCAACTCGGCCGCGCCCTACATCAACAACAGCCTGCTGCCGATGGGTTCGCTGCTGACCGACTACCACGCCGGCACCCACAACTCGGACCCGAACTACGAGCAGATCGCCTTCGGCAACTCCTACGGCCGCAGCAACCAGGCGGTCGGCGGCGGCAACGCCAACTGCATCACCAGCCCGGCCTGCACCGCGACCAACAACGGCCTGGGCGACAACCTGGACGCGATCGGCAAGAGCTGGAAGCAGTACACCCAGACCCAGACCAGCAACTGCCAGACCACCAGCAGCGGCGAGTACGCCCCGGACGACGTGCCGTTCTACTACGCGCCCAGGATGAAGAACGACAACGCCTACTGCCAGGCGCACTGGCAGCCGCTGCCGCAGCTGCTCAACACCGACCTCGCGTCCACCGCCACCACCCCGAACTTCGCCTGGTTCGACGCCGACTCCTGCTACGACATGGAGGACTGCGGCATCGGCGCCGGCGACACCTGGCTCAGCCAGACCCTGCCCACGCTCTTCAACTCCCCGGCCTGGACCCAGCAGAAGTCCCTGCTGATCCTGACCACCGACGAGGACGGCGCCGGCTCGCCGGGCGGCTGGGGCCCCGGGCAGACCAACCAGGTGATGACCCTGGCGATCGGCTCGCGGGGCACGGTGAAGGCGGGTTACCAGGACGCCAACCGCTACGACCACTACAGCACCGCCCGGGTGATCGAGGGCGCGCTCGGCCTGACTGCCACCATGACCAACAACGACAAGTGGGCCACCCCCTACAACGAGGTCTTCACCGGCACGCAGGGCGGCGGGAACACCGTCACGGTCACCAACCCCGGACCGCAGAGCGCGACCGTCGGCACGGCCACCTCGCTCCAGCTGACCGCGACCGACTCCGCCTCGGGCCAGAGCCTCAGCTACGGCGCGACCGGCCTGCCGACCGGACTGACCGTCAGCGGCTCCGGACTGATCTCCGGTACGCCGACCACGGCCGGCACCTTCAGCGTGACCGCCACCGCCACGGACACCACCGGGGCCGGCGGGTCGGCCTCCTTCAGCTACACGGTGGCCGGCGGTTCCGGCTCGACCTTCACCCTGCCCATCGCCAACCCCGGCGCGGAGAGCGGCAGCTGCGGCTCAGGCAGCGGTGGCCATGCGGCCCAGGGCTGGACCGCGACGGTCAACCAGCCGCAGCAGGTCTGCTACGGCTCGCCGACCTACCCGACCACCGCCCAGGGACCGCAGGCCCCGGCCACGCCCGGCAACGCCTTCTTCGACGGCGGCCCCTACGCGTCCAGCCAGATGACGCAGACGGTGAGCGTCCAGAGCCAGTCCGCGCAGATCGCCACCGGCACCCTGCCGTACAAGCTCTCGGGCTGGATCGGCGGCTACAGCTCGCAGGGCGACAACGCCGGGGTGGTGGCGACCTTCCTCGACTCCTCGGGGGCCTCGCTCGGGACGGTGACGCTCGCTCCGGTCACGGCCGCCCGGCGCAACAACCAGACCGTGCTGCTCCTTGAGCAGGCCGGCGGTACGGTCCCGCTGGGCACGGCGTCGGTGCGGTTCGCCGTCACCTTCAACCGCCAGGCCGGAACGGACGACGACGGCTACCTCGACGACCTGGCGATGACCTTCGGCGGCTGA
- a CDS encoding TetR family transcriptional regulator, whose product MNKSRGRPPGNPPTKARITAVARELFLRDGYRGTTLRAVAAAAQVDPALISYHFGSKQGLFGEALQVRCAGSSGWRRR is encoded by the coding sequence ATGAATAAATCGCGCGGCCGCCCGCCCGGCAATCCGCCCACCAAGGCGCGCATCACGGCGGTGGCGCGCGAGCTCTTCCTGCGCGACGGCTACCGGGGCACCACGCTGCGCGCGGTGGCGGCCGCGGCCCAGGTGGATCCGGCGTTGATCAGCTACCACTTCGGCTCCAAGCAGGGACTCTTCGGCGAGGCCCTGCAGGTGCGCTGCGCGGGG
- a CDS encoding G1 family glutamic endopeptidase, producing MRKFLIRVATLAAAATTLAVPAAPTTAAAAQGMSFRPLQYNTNGYNWGGYAATGSGFTSVSATWTEANATCNSTNDLYAPWVGIDGYGSSTVEQTGVATDCSSGSPVHQAWYEMYPANPVYLSLGSYPVSAGDVISASVTYAGSSRYTLKLTDSSRGWTFSTTKSLSSARRASAEVIIESPTGAYPNFGTLNFTSATINGTSLGSHGPVALDPSNGAYEARTSALGSSGTSFTETFLRE from the coding sequence ATGCGCAAGTTCCTGATACGCGTCGCCACCCTCGCGGCAGCAGCAACCACCCTCGCCGTCCCCGCCGCGCCCACCACCGCGGCGGCCGCGCAGGGAATGTCGTTCCGCCCGCTGCAGTACAACACCAACGGCTACAACTGGGGTGGCTACGCCGCGACCGGCAGCGGCTTCACCTCCGTCTCGGCGACCTGGACCGAGGCGAACGCGACCTGCAACTCCACCAACGACCTCTACGCCCCCTGGGTCGGCATCGACGGGTACGGCTCGTCCACCGTGGAGCAGACCGGGGTGGCGACCGACTGCTCCAGCGGCAGCCCCGTGCACCAGGCCTGGTACGAGATGTACCCGGCGAACCCGGTCTACCTGAGCCTCGGCTCGTACCCGGTCTCGGCCGGCGACGTCATCAGCGCCTCGGTGACCTACGCCGGGAGCAGCAGGTACACCCTGAAGCTGACCGACTCCTCGCGAGGTTGGACCTTCAGCACCACCAAGTCGCTCTCCTCTGCGCGACGGGCCAGCGCCGAGGTCATCATCGAGTCGCCGACCGGGGCCTACCCCAACTTCGGCACGCTGAACTTCACTTCCGCCACCATCAACGGCACGTCCCTCGGATCCCACGGCCCGGTCGCGCTCGACCCCTCGAACGGCGCCTACGAGGCCCGCACCAGCGCGCTCGGCTCCAGCGGCACCAGCTTCACCGAAACGTTCCTGCGCGAGTAG
- a CDS encoding O-methyltransferase, translating to MTQQQWTAVDEYLNGVLVGEDAALTAALQTSEKAGLPQIAVSPTQGKLLNLLALGIGARRILEVGSLGGYSAIWMGRALPADGRLISLELSPAHAAVARANLHEAGLEKVAEVRTGRAADSLAELVDDGAEPFDLVFIDADKPSIPEYFEWSLRLTHPGSLIIVDNVIRSGAVADPDSTDPSVLGIRRLHELIAANPQVEATAIQTVGSKGYDGFTLIRVMPAA from the coding sequence ATGACGCAGCAGCAGTGGACCGCGGTGGACGAGTACCTGAACGGTGTGCTGGTCGGTGAGGACGCGGCGCTGACCGCCGCGCTGCAGACCAGCGAGAAGGCCGGGCTGCCGCAGATCGCCGTCTCGCCCACCCAGGGCAAGCTGCTCAACCTGCTGGCCCTCGGCATCGGCGCCCGCCGGATCCTGGAGGTCGGCTCACTCGGCGGCTACAGCGCCATCTGGATGGGCCGCGCGCTGCCCGCCGACGGACGCCTGATCTCGCTGGAGCTCTCCCCGGCACACGCCGCCGTCGCCCGTGCCAACCTTCACGAGGCCGGCCTGGAGAAGGTCGCCGAGGTCCGCACCGGCCGGGCCGCCGACAGCCTCGCCGAGCTGGTGGACGACGGCGCCGAGCCCTTCGACCTGGTCTTCATCGACGCCGACAAGCCCAGCATCCCCGAGTACTTCGAGTGGTCGCTGCGCCTGACCCACCCCGGCTCGCTGATCATCGTCGACAACGTCATCCGCAGCGGCGCCGTCGCCGACCCCGACAGCACCGACCCGTCCGTCCTCGGCATCCGCCGGCTGCACGAGCTGATCGCCGCCAACCCCCAGGTCGAGGCCACCGCCATCCAGACCGTCGGCTCGAAGGGCTACGACGGCTTCACCCTGATCCGCGTCATGCCCGCAGCCTAG